In the Salvia miltiorrhiza cultivar Shanhuang (shh) chromosome 8, IMPLAD_Smil_shh, whole genome shotgun sequence genome, aattttgtattttcaattaccaattaattgattttcattgataatgtgtataaatatataaattcaccaTCAAAAGTaagtataaatgataatgagtatagggggagggctattcagaaaactccttttagactataaactataaactaattaaaatgtatgaattatatgtagaatacccatgaattcgctgtgtaaatgtatgaattatgaaaattaatttttttgctacctatgggattcgaactcaggaccatgaattattccaacaaggtgatgaattaaccgtagatcttgatgatccaatggctgaaaatggttcctattttatagtctaactttgatttttattttagccttccccatGAGTATAGTTatatatcatataatattctaagatgttcAAAACTATATTGTTTGGATATAgtttaatagtatatttttggactacatatttaatcatatttatgtggtcattttgtttgaatacaaattctaaaataaagtTCCTATACAACATCCAAAGAATTGATTTTGTGAATAGACAGGATTTGTTTTCATAATAAAAATGGTAAGTTTATTAAGTTTaagtttataatattaaataatgaTGTTGCATTATTTTAGTTGGTGTTTCGATTTTAATAAGAAAAACTTTATCAGAAAAATGGTTTCATCGGTGAGTCGTAAGTGCATATATGCCATGTAATTTGAATAAacataacaacaattatttttatatgcatcaaaaattttatttgtgtattttacagacaaatatttttttatcaatgggTTAGCAGAAAAAATCAAGGGTTGAACGTGtcattcattttcaaaaataaaatgtggAGTATATGATTTAAGTAAATTTGAATAGACATACTATgacaaaattaaactcttcaatttacttttattttatattttaaagagaaTCATGTATGATTCttcaattaatcattttttttttttgcttaataGATAAGTATTTGtcaatctaatattaaattaaattaagaaataataataataataataaatatgttaatataaataaatttaaaaatccatataaaaatatactgaaattttaataaatctaaatcgtatttgaaaatctattttaatatatatatatatatatatatatatatatatatttatatatataattcacttaaaaaattatgtttaacctaaagagttctaaaatgaataaatataagtttcatctttttaattgcattaaattgttataataaaaaaataaatagaaaatatgaaaaatgaatgaaGGAGAAAGAACtgtataattaaaagaaatagaaaagagaaaggagtgataaaatatgagagagaaaaaaaaattataaactttaattgataataacttattcgtttcaaatttatttttatgccaaattaaagatcgtttcgttatctttaatttacatccatgtttaatatttttttattaatcaaaattgacgatttttataaaagaatcaaaaaaaaaagtgaggagagagaaattttgatgGAAAAAAATAGCCATTATactacatttttatataatatatagattttataAAAACTAACAATTTACCCCGTGCGTATGCAAATACATGATTCACAAACAAAGTTGATATgtgcacttttcttttttgcagGGGAACATATTCCATTTTTACTGTGCACTAATATAAATCACGTCCGCAAAAAGAAAGGGAGTAGGAAGGAGTTTAAGTTGGAGTATGAGAATGAAGATTTTTCCATTATGGTACACACAAGAAGCCAAGTCAAGTACACAATTACACGGCTCATCACATGAAGTATTACCACCACTATTCGTACAACCGAATCCTTCTTCACATCAACACCAGACAAACTGTCCAAAATTGACAACTATTTGCCTATCAAAATTTTGCTAAACTactaagaagaaaaaaaaaatatcataataaaGCAGCACCATGTAGAAAGACTCATTATATTGGCTCTGGATATAATAACGTTCCAACTACTAACCTCACACCAACAGGCATCCCATTAATACCATTGTACATCTTCACTTCTTTCGATTCTTGGTTCTACTAACTTTAACAATCTTCCTACCTGACTTTTCGCCTCCTGTGCTGCCCAACGAGAAGCTGCCTCCAGCGTTGAATTCTAGACTGCCTGATGCCTGGAAGAGAGATGGGCTCTGTAGAGGGACTTGATTTTGCTGGCCGTTGAACACAAAGGGGTTGTTTTGTGATGGAGCCACCGATCCAAATGGGGAAGGGGAGACGGCTGGTTGACCAAATACAGGAGTAGGTGCAGATGAAGGCACTGGATCCTCGGCCATGCTGTCTTCTGCATTCATCTGATCGTTATTCCCAGGAGAGGCTGCAAAACCACCACCAATTGGCGAATTACCGAACACAGGCTGAGTATTAGGCAGAGATGGGGAAGCAGATGCAGTATTGAATGAGAAAACAGGGCCAGATGAGGCACCAGTGGATGAATTGAAAGCCATGGGTAGCGCAGCATTTGCAGAAGCAGAGAAAGAAAATCCCGCGGATGGGGATGGAGAACCAAATAATGGGGATTTCTGGCTTTGCCAACCACCAAAGACATTGGAAGGCGCACTGATGGAGCTAACTGAGTTGGATGTGGAGGAGGAAGCCGAAGAACTCCCATCAAAATTGAATATACCAGATGAGCCACTGCTGAAAGAGCTAGTTGTATTAATTGGTGCAGAAGAAGCTGAGGTACCAACAAAACCAAATACTGGTGTTGTGGAACCACCACTGGAACAGGCTGTAGCGGTTGAAGAAAATGAACTTGAACCAAAACCAAATGCGCTAGTAGCAGCACTAGCACTGGAGCTAACAGCAGCCGCAGTCGCACCAAATTTGAGTAAACTCGATGTTGGCCCACCAGCAGGGACAAGAGAGGTGGTCTCTGATGTGGAAGTTGAAGAACTAAAACCAGAACTGAAGCTCGGAGTGGGCATTGAACCAAGAGAAGAGGCAGTATTCATATCAAGTGCTGGAACTGATGCAGCCGGAACTGACTCGGCCAATGTGCCTTGTGAGATGGTACCAGCACCAAAAAGTGGAGATTTAGTGGCACTAGCAAAGATGGAAGTCTGAAGACTGTTTCCAGTTGAATTACTGAAAGAACCAAACTTGAAGATGCTATTGCCAGAgctggctgctgctgctgcaacaGTAGAATATGCGCTACTTGAGCTGACAGAACTTGGATTTATTTTGGGTCTCTGGTCTGCTCTTTCGGAGATgctagctgttggtgctgctgacaCCGTAGGTGGATCTACGGCGGAACCAAATTTGAAAACAGGTCCACCTGAACTTGAAGATTTCGCTGCCCCACCAAAAATGTTGCCACTAGAGGGAATTGCTGCGTTGGTGCTGCTGCCTGTGGGGAGAAAGTTAGTAGTGCTGGTCGAAGAGGTAAACAGAGGAGCACTACCCATGGATGTCCGATGCATATCACTAGAACAAGCTGCAGGAAATGAGACTGGAGAAGATCCTGAAACAAGTGGCCCATTTAATGCCGCAGAAGAACCATCATCACATTTTCCATTAGCATCTACCGCCTTTACAGGCTTCATATGAAATCCTGTCTCCGAATTGGGAGTTCTGACTTCAGAGACAACTGATGTCGAGATATCAGCCAAGCTGTACACGCAGTTAAAATATTGAGATGAAGAAAATCACAAAAACTTAACATTTGAcgtaaatcaaacaaaaaaattaacctGCTGGATCTTTCAGGTTCAGATTGAGCCATTATGGTAGATTCGGATGGCAATGAAGGAGAATTATTAGCAGCTTTAGAGCTGAAGCTGAACAAATGAGAACTATTCGCTTCCTTAGGTTTATCCAATGCAGGATCTGATGAAGGAAAAATTTGAGACGGTGAAGCAGCTCTTGTTCCTTCTGCTGATGCAGGGATGGCAATGACACTAGTCCCTTTTCCAAATGTAAATGCCCCGGATGTAAGGCCCATAGAGGACTTATCTTCAGACTGGAAAGTGGTGTTGGATTCTCTAGCAAGTTTGGTGTGCGAGTACTCAAAAGGTCCATTTGTCTCAGATAAAGATCTAGATGCAAGTCCATTGCACTCTACATCAGCAAGCTCCAAGGGATCCTAGAAAATGCCACCACAATGAGCACATTAGCAAGATCCCATGATTGATATATAAGAGAGAACTATAAAATTAGTTACTTGATTGTACCGAAAGATGTTTAGTGAAAAGAAAGACCAATTCTAACCATCAATAGAGCCTGAAGGTTACAaactttagaaaataaaatatactgcACCAGCTTTAATACTTGTTAATAATGCAATTGTTGACAAATACTTTATAATTTAAATGTGGACacgataaataaatatacatataatcCCTCCGATTCATAATATAAGTCCTATTTTTTGCACACATATTATTAAAAAGAATTTATACATAAATTAACCataattaatgataatttatcattatctatgaaaaacataaaaaagtgTTGCGAAAATCGCTCGAGGCGGCCGCCTGAGGAAGCGGCGCCATACGGCCCCAAGCCGTCCTGACTCCTGCCTCTCTGGGTTTTCGATGTATGGGCGCCTCGTTGCGCCGAGGCGGAGAGAGGTCATAGGAAGAGTCACATAGATctctttgtttgttttttatggAATTcagaataattatttaatacacACTAATAATTTTACTAGACTTTAAAAGCCCAACACTTTAAACCATAAAAAAACAGCTCAGCAGGCGCAAAACTGGGTCTGTTATTCAGAGAAGCATAATTTTCAACTTCTAAATTTTCCCATCTTCTCACACCCATGAACTTTTAACTTGTAAGACGATTTTTTTATACTGTTAAAACTTTTTATGAGATACTTTTTgcggatggtgggaccatttctataaaagaaaagtggtatactctttgcaaacgcccgatatagtaaaagtggtccacttttggcggacggagggagtattatgaataggagggagtaatatatgaTATATGCATCCACATAACCGAAACTAAACAATGCGTACCTCTTCTGCACTCATCCTAAAAGCTCTCTTCTTTTGAGGTTGGGGTGCTCCATTCTTCACAACAGAAGCACCAGCTCCAAGGCCAGGAGTAGAAGCTTTCAAAGACACTGCAGAATCATTGTTCAGTACCGGAGTCCATCTGCCAGAAGGAATAAAGGAACCATTGGGGTTATTCCTTTCTGCTTTCCCATGCTTTTGGGGAGAAGACTCGTGAACATCAGGCAGTGTGTCATTGGTCTGATTCCCAGACTTAAGATCATCATGTACATTCAATATCAACTTTGAAGAACCCACATCATCCATGCTCCCAAGAGCCCGTCCGGGGAACCTACTTAAGATCAACTTTGAAGGTGAGTTCTCCTGCATTGCTGGTAACTTTGACTCTGGCGATTTTTCCTTTGGGCTGATCTTTTCAAGTTGCTGCAATATTTTTGCAGCAACTTCTTTAGACTTGGAAGGAACATGAGCATAACTGGTACTTGGGACACTCTCAGTCTCATTTTCTCCACTATTTTTCAAGACCTTATTTCTTTCTTCCCCATTCATTTGAGGCTTCTGCTTTGCATGAGAGCCAACTCCCACTCCATGAGTAGTGTGATGAAATTTAGATGCCAATAAATTGGGTTTCTGTCTGATTCTGCGCATAGGACCAACAGAGCCAATTTCATCATCCAAGGCTGAACTTCTACGCTTTAAGGTCTGGCAAGCATAATAGGTAGCATGAGAACAGGTAAAGATATAAtacaaaaatagtaaaaatccAATCTTCAAATTAGAAAGAAGTCGCTGTCCACACTTACTCCCAGCCGAGAGTCAAAATTTCCATCATTCTCCAGTAGAGAAAGAGATGCAGATGATGTTGAAGGCCCAGCAAAACCACTACTGTTGATTACACTTCCCTGAAATGAGTTGAACAAGATGAAAGAACAAGCCTTAGAAGCCTTAGAGAGTAAATAGattattttacccaaaaaaaaaaatgaaaaatagtgTAGGTGAaccttcagtgtggaagttggATGAACTCTGGAATATGGGGTGCGAGCCATGGTGTAGTTAGCTGACCTGCCTCGAGATCGTGGGGTTATAAAACCATTTTCTGAAGCACTCATGCTGACAGAACTTCTCTTAGCAAGTGACATAATAGGCGACTTAGAGGAATTCACTGTATCAGCAAGCAACCCTGTGCCCTCCTTACCAAGTTGGTTGCGCAGTCCCAACAAGGATGGAGAAACTTGTGAAGGCCTACTTCCCATGTAAGCCTTAGCAAGTTCAGCAGGAGAAGCAATATCATTCTCAAGCACCTGGAGATTTTAATAAGTAATATTTAATTCAGCTCTTGAAAATTGGGAGGACCACAATAAATGTGTGCATGACTATGTGTAACACAGTTTATCTTACTTTTGAATTGTGAATAGGAGTAAGCATTAAGGCAGAAGATCTGATCCCATCATTTATGTTTCCTTCCGATATGCCGCTTGCAAATTCTTTTTGCCTGCCAGAATCCAAAGCAGACACTACATTGATTCGGCTTGCATCCCCAGGAGACACTTCTGCAGCTCGTGATTGCAAAAGTTCTGCCAGATGGGCAATCTCAGCCCTGCATAAACCAACTTAAAAGTCACTGAGAAAGTAATTAAGGTAATGAAAAATCGAGCATTTACTACATCCAATATTTGATGAAACTCACCTTCTTGTATTAATCAGTCATAGGAATATATAGCAACCACAGAAAAATAGAATAACAAATCAAACGACACGAAAGTTACTACTTAGATGTTAAATAGGGATATTACTGTTCCGtataatgaaaaaagaaaaaccatCAAATAGGTCAATTGCAGTACTTGATATCAGCTGTCAAAATTACTTTCAGTGATGTCCAAGTCTGGGTTTAAAAAAACCCAAGGCGCACGAGGCGCAAACATGCCCCAGAGCCTAGGCGCAAGGCTTTAAGCTCAGGCGCGGGCTTTTCGTAGGCGAGGCGcacctaaaatataaaaattctaacatatttatctataatatattttctacttaaaatacatacttaaaacacaaatacataaaaaatacaaatacttAATTTGGAACAATAAATAACaccatataaaaataaaaaatatatatatacattatggGTTTATACCTCCATATATTACTTACGAGGCAAATACTTTGTGTATTTGTGAAAAAGTTGCAGTTCGGCCCCTTTTTATTAAAAGTTGTGGCTGAATgggtaataaattaataatatatgtgGCTAAATgggtaataaataaattacctccatatagtactccctccgtcccgctccaaatgtccccttacttttgggcacggagattaagaaatgggtataaagtagataaagtgggttggtggaaattgtttaaatattaagtatagagagagagtgtattgccaaaaaaggtatgggacatttggagtgggacaccccattatggaaagtgggacatttgaagtgggacggagggagtattacttaaTGGCAAAGTAAAAGTTGCGGCTGAGCCCCTTCTAATAAAAAGTTGCGGCTTAACACAGCCTTTTAATTAGACTGCGCCGCCTGAAAAAGCAATTCAAATCCTCAAAAAATACGGAAGGCACACGCCTGGAGGATTTGCGCCTAGGCGCGCCTCACTGCGCTTATATGTGCTTCCATGCACCTCTTGTAGGTGCGTGCGCTTCGCACTACAAAACGCCCCAACCCTGCGCCCAGCCTAAAGCCCGCGCCTATGCACGCTTTTTAAAACCAAGGTCCAAGGAACACAATGGTGTCTGGTGTCACaaaatgaatagtaaaataagatacatacacacacacaagaaAAAAACATCAAATTGGTCAATTACAGTACTTGATATTGACTGTCAAAATTACTTTCGGTGATGTCCAAGGAACACAATGATGCCGCAAGATGAACAGTAAAATAAGATATAAGTTTCCCAAATAAAGTACACATTGGAAAGACCAAATGCCTGAGAGAAGAGAAAATGCCATGATTACTGATGTATAGAAACAGGCATGCATGAGCATATTCTGAAAGAGCAGCTTGGCAGATGATACTTTTAAAAATTGTCACTGAACTACCCTAGAACTGAAAGCTCCTgtatcaaaatatttaaatcgtGGAAGCAGAAACGGAGGCTGTTCCTCCCAAGAACTTTACCTAGTGAAGGTCTTTTGCTTCAACAAATGCTCAAGCTCAGTGACGCCATTGCTGCTAGAACTATTTATTGGCTGACTGCACTGACCACTTTTGGGCTCTTGTTCACCTCTCTGACTCTTCAACAAATGAAGTGAAAGTATCAATCAATTGTTGCAGATTTTCAAAGACTAGCCTTATACAGAATATACTAAACTCATAATGGAAAATACAGTTGAATTTGACAAAGCACCAGCCATTAGTATTATGTAAACATTTCGCATAAGAGGCACAAGACTGGATACGATGTCAAAAAGATTAAACTTAAACCTATCAACAAAATTGTAGTACTTATTTACCAGAAGTTGAATAGAAAGGTTTGTAACTTTGTGGAACTTCATCAGCCTAGAATACTAAAAGAACTGCATTCATTAACCTCACTATAAACAACACTGAGAGGCCATTTTCCTTAGAAAGTCAACTCTTATATTTGAGATCTGCAGATACAAGTCTTTTGATCTACTACATAAAGAAATATATCATCTTGCTCCTATAAATTTAACCTGCAGAtcactcaaaataattgaaaaaatgcAACCAGCCTTatgttaacacctataaataactaaacatttatgcaatgaatttttttttaaatgatttcATACATCCAATGTGACTGATGCCAAATTTCCCAATATATTTTATGCAGAGCTGAGtaatattgtatatattcaacaAACATTTACATGTGAAGCGTAGCACTTCAAAAACACAAATTTAACTGTTTCCATATGTTAAGAGAAATTTAATCCGGTCAGCATAAATGTACTTTAGAATTACAGAATACCTCACTAAGAcaccaactaaaaaaaataaaacgcAACATCAAACCCGCCCCTAAAAGTACAAATTGAAAACTGACACATTATAAGTGCTAATCCACAAAAGATACAAACTATTTTAAACTCAGAGAAATTCATCAATTTTCCTGAAGTCGCACCATTACTGCTCTCCAAATATATTCATTAACAGTTACAGGTTGAAACTTTTCTGTGCATAACACGGAGATTAAACCACATGATGAAATGAACAACATGTTTATCGATAGttatcaactcaaaggagcaaCTTAAAACATATATTCGCACAAGATAAAACTGAGAATGAAATTCAAGCAAAAAAAACTTACATTAAAACCTGTCCCTTGATCCCCGCCACTCTCTTGAACATTTGACTCTGCTAAACCATCAGACCAAAATGTCAAGAAAGAATTCAAAGAAGTGGTCAAGTACATCAGAAAACACATAAACTGTGAAATGTCATAGCTCAAATGGTCCAGTGCTCATGCTAATAAATGCTATTGCAACAAGAATATATGATAGCTAGCACATAAccgtaaatataaaaatttgacACTACAACCCAGTAACAACTGCAATAAAGTCCATCTGTAAACGCCAAAGAAGCATAAAGACACACAATCTCGTGATAATGCTACTCTATATACAGCTTTACACCTGGTGTTAAGGTACGTACAAACAACAAGGAAAGGACTGAAAGAACAATTACAAGTTGGAGGATGGTCAAAGAAGATATCTTCAGTTCTACAGTAATTAAATCAtcaagcaaacaaaataaaCCGTCTTATAAACACACAAAACAATCCAGCAAATAAACTAGTTTACAGCATTAGATACAAAAGTAAATACACAATTCAATTCCAAATTTGGAAATTTAGTCCGAATTCGATGTCCAACAAATACGAACAACCGACATGAGTAAATTGAAAGAACGTGAAAGAAGCTGCACAAATGCGACAAACTTGACCAATGAAACCGAAAAAGAAAGCCACTTACACATTCTGAGAAACTAGAATAAGCATATAACCTGGTGGCTGAGGAGGGGGCGGAGGAGGGAGGCGCCTACGAAAGACAGAACCGAAGAAG is a window encoding:
- the LOC130997413 gene encoding nuclear pore complex protein NUP1 isoform X3; amino-acid sequence: MSTAEEGEAAANATTSSYGGGGAGGKFRKKPFRQQATPYDRPPTALRGNNTNSDDSSSWWTKLLEPASKAISYGADRFFGSVFRRRLPPPPPPQPPAESNVQESGGDQGTGFNRGEQEPKSGQCSQPINSSSSNGVTELEHLLKQKTFTRAEIAHLAELLQSRAAEVSPGDASRINVVSALDSGRQKEFASGISEGNINDGIRSSALMLTPIHNSKVLENDIASPAELAKAYMGSRPSQVSPSLLGLRNQLGKEGTGLLADTVNSSKSPIMSLAKRSSVSMSASENGFITPRSRGRSANYTMARTPYSRVHPTSTLKGSVINSSGFAGPSTSSASLSLLENDGNFDSRLGTLKRRSSALDDEIGSVGPMRRIRQKPNLLASKFHHTTHGVGVGSHAKQKPQMNGEERNKVLKNSGENETESVPSTSYAHVPSKSKEVAAKILQQLEKISPKEKSPESKLPAMQENSPSKLILSRFPGRALGSMDDVGSSKLILNVHDDLKSGNQTNDTLPDVHESSPQKHGKAERNNPNGSFIPSGRWTPVLNNDSAVSLKASTPGLGAGASVVKNGAPQPQKKRAFRMSAEEDPLELADVECNGLASRSLSETNGPFEYSHTKLARESNTTFQSEDKSSMGLTSGAFTFGKGTSVIAIPASAEGTRAASPSQIFPSSDPALDKPKEANSSHLFSFSSKAANNSPSLPSESTIMAQSEPERSSSLADISTSVVSEVRTPNSETGFHMKPVKAVDANGKCDDGSSAALNGPLVSGSSPVSFPAACSSDMHRTSMGSAPLFTSSTSTTNFLPTGSSTNAAIPSSGNIFGGAAKSSSSGGPVFKFGSAVDPPTVSAAPTASISERADQRPKINPSSVSSSSAYSTVAAAAASSGNSIFKFGSFSNSTGNSLQTSIFASATKSPLFGAGTISQGTLAESVPAASVPALDMNTASSLGSMPTPSFSSGFSSSTSTSETTSLVPAGGPTSSLLKFGATAAAVSSSASAATSAFGFGSSSFSSTATACSSGGSTTPVFGFVGTSASSAPINTTSSFSSGSSGIFNFDGSSSASSSTSNSVSSISAPSNVFGGWQSQKSPLFGSPSPSAGFSFSASANAALPMAFNSSTGASSGPVFSFNTASASPSLPNTQPVFGNSPIGGGFAASPGNNDQMNAEDSMAEDPVPSSAPTPVFGQPAVSPSPFGSVAPSQNNPFVFNGQQNQVPLQSPSLFQASGSLEFNAGGSFSLGSTGGEKSGRKIVKVSRTKNRKK
- the LOC130997413 gene encoding nuclear pore complex protein NUP1 isoform X7, with product MSTAEEGEAAANATTSSYGGGGAGGKFRKKPFRQQATPYDRPPTALRGNNTNSDDSSSWWTKLLEPASKAISYGADRFFGSVFRRRLPPPPPPQPPESNVQESGGDQGTGFNRGEQEPKSGQCSQPINSSSSNGVTELEHLLKQKTFTRAEIAHLAELLQSRAAEVSPGDASRINVVSALDSGRQKEFASGISEGNINDGIRSSALMLTPIHNSKVLENDIASPAELAKAYMGSRPSQVSPSLLGLRNQLGKEGTGLLADTVNSSKSPIMSLAKRSSVSMSASENGFITPRSRGRSANYTMARTPYSRVHPTSTLKGSVINSSGFAGPSTSSASLSLLENDGNFDSRLGTLKRRSSALDDEIGSVGPMRRIRQKPNLLASKFHHTTHGVGVGSHAKQKPQMNGEERNKVLKNSGENETESVPSTSYAHVPSKSKEVAAKILQQLEKISPKEKSPESKLPAMQENSPSKLILSRFPGRALGSMDDVGSSKLILNVHDDLKSGNQTNDTLPDVHESSPQKHGKAERNNPNGSFIPSGRWTPVLNNDSAVSLKASTPGLGAGASVVKNGAPQPQKKRAFRMSAEEDPLELADVECNGLASRSLSETNGPFEYSHTKLARESNTTFQSEDKSSMGLTSGAFTFGKGTSVIAIPASAEGTRAASPSQIFPSSDPALDKPKEANSSHLFSFSSKAANNSPSLPSESTIMAQSEPERSSSLADISTSVVSEVRTPNSETGFHMKPVKAVDANGKCDDGSSAALNGPLVSGSSPVSFPAACSSDMHRTSMGSAPLFTSSTSTTNFLPTGSSTNAAIPSSGNIFGGAAKSSSSGGPVFKFGSAVDPPTVSAAPTASISERADQRPKINPSSVSSSSAYSTVAAAAASSGNSIFKFGSFSNSTGNSLQTSIFASATKSPLFGAGTISQGTLAESVPAASVPALDMNTASSLGSMPTPSFSSGFSSSTSTSETTSLVPAGGPTSSLLKFGATAAAVSSSASAATSAFGFGSSSFSSTATACSSGGSTTPVFGFVGTSASSAPINTTSSFSSGSSGIFNFDGSSSASSSTSNSVSSISAPSNVFGGWQSQKSPLFGSPSPSAGFSFSASANAALPMAFNSSTASPGNNDQMNAEDSMAEDPVPSSAPTPVFGQPAVSPSPFGSVAPSQNNPFVFNGQQNQVPLQSPSLFQASGSLEFNAGGSFSLGSTGGEKSGRKIVKVSRTKNRKK
- the LOC130997413 gene encoding nuclear pore complex protein NUP1 isoform X4, which codes for MSTAEEGEAAANATTSSYGGGGAGGKFRKKPFRQQATPYDRPPTALRGNNTNSDDSSSWWTKLLEPASKAISYGADRFFGSVFRRRLPPPPPPQPPESNVQESGGDQGTGFNRGEQEPKSGQCSQPINSSSSNGVTELEHLLKQKTFTRAEIAHLAELLQSRAAEVSPGDASRINVVSALDSGRQKEFASGISEGNINDGIRSSALMLTPIHNSKVLENDIASPAELAKAYMGSRPSQVSPSLLGLRNQLGKEGTGLLADTVNSSKSPIMSLAKRSSVSMSASENGFITPRSRGRSANYTMARTPYSRVHPTSTLKGSVINSSGFAGPSTSSASLSLLENDGNFDSRLGTLKRRSSALDDEIGSVGPMRRIRQKPNLLASKFHHTTHGVGVGSHAKQKPQMNGEERNKVLKNSGENETESVPSTSYAHVPSKSKEVAAKILQQLEKISPKEKSPESKLPAMQENSPSKLILSRFPGRALGSMDDVGSSKLILNVHDDLKSGNQTNDTLPDVHESSPQKHGKAERNNPNGSFIPSGRWTPVLNNDSAVSLKASTPGLGAGASVVKNGAPQPQKKRAFRMSAEEDPLELADVECNGLASRSLSETNGPFEYSHTKLARESNTTFQSEDKSSMGLTSGAFTFGKGTSVIAIPASAEGTRAASPSQIFPSSDPALDKPKEANSSHLFSFSSKAANNSPSLPSESTIMAQSEPERSSSLADISTSVVSEVRTPNSETGFHMKPVKAVDANGKCDDGSSAALNGPLVSGSSPVSFPAACSSDMHRTSMGSAPLFTSSTSTTNFLPTGSSTNAAIPSSGNIFGGAAKSSSSGGPVFKFGSAVDPPTVSAAPTASISERADQRPKINPSSVSSSSAYSTVAAAAASSGNSIFKFGSFSNSTGNSLQTSIFASATKSPLFGAGTISQGTLAESVPAASVPALDMNTASSLGSMPTPSFSSGFSSSTSTSETTSLVPAGGPTSSLLKFGATAAAVSSSASAATSAFGFGSSSFSSTATACSSGGSTTPVFGFVGTSASSAPINTTSSFSSGSSGIFNFDGSSSASSSTSNSVSSISAPSNVFGGWQSQKSPLFGSPSPSAGFSFSASANAALPMAFNSSTGASSGPVFSFNTASASPSLPNTQPVFGNSPIGGGFAASPGNNDQMNAEDSMAEDPVPSSAPTPVFGQPAVSPSPFGSVAPSQNNPFVFNGQQNQVPLQSPSLFQASGSLEFNAGGSFSLGSTGGEKSGRKIVKVSRTKNRKK